The genomic segment AGAATTTCTGTTCAGTCCTTTCTGTTGCATGTTGCTGTGACAGTGAGCCTGTGACTGACCTGTGAAAGAGTAGCTATTGGTTGAAGCGTTTCTACCTCCATGGAGGCCGCCGATTGCATGTTAATATAGGCCGGTCAAAGCACGGCAAGTTTACAGGCGTAACACGTTCGGTCAGAGCGAATCCGATCAGATGCAACCATACAAAGATTTTCCTCGATACTTTCTATATCTCTAAACACAGCTGATCGGATTTCATCTATATCTCACGCACCGAACCTCTCTCCCAAACTCTAATACAACTTTATCTCTAACATCCCCCTCAATCATAACTTATCTAAGTTAAAGATTGTGTTTAAATTCTTTCAGACTTCGGGCTgatagaggtttggtaaaatcatctacaatttgatctccTGTTGGAACAAACTGAATGTCTAGCAACTCGTTCTCTGACAAAATAATAGTCCACTTCTATGTATTTTGTTCTTGCATGAAACACATGATTTGCGGAAAGATAAGTAACACCAATGTTATCACACCATAGACGAGCAGCTCAAGGAGATTTCATACCTAGTTCATCAAGTAATGTTTGAACCCATATAATTTCTGTTGTTGCATTAGCCAACACTTTATATTCAGCTTCTGTACTAGATCTTGATATTGTTGCCCGCTTTCGTGCAGTCCATGATATAAGATTTGCTCCAAGAAACACAGCAAAACCTCCAATGGACCTTCTATCATCTAAACATCCGGCCCAATCTGCATTAGAAAAGGCACTCACAAGCATAGAAGGTGACTGATTGATTTTCAATCCCACACCTGGAGTATACCTCAAGTATCTCATAATTCTCTTAACTGTTGTCCAATGCAGAGTAGTAGGAGAGTGTAAATACTGACACACTTTATTAACCGGAAACGCAATGTCTGGTCGTGTTAATGTCAAATattgtagagctccaacaatACTTCTATATTGTGTTGCATCTTTAGGTCCCAGTGCTTCTCCATCATAGGCTGATAATTTCTCTGTAGTTGAAAGTGGTGTAACAACTGGTTTGCAATTCATCATTCCTACATGTTTCAATAGATCCATAGTatacttttcttgtgtcaaCAAAATACTTTCACATACCTTGTTTACCTCAATTCCCAAGAAATAATGCAGATTACCCAGATCTTTGAGAGTAAACTCAGCTTGAAGACCTCAAAGTAATGCCATTGTAGCGTCTTGTGATGACCTTCaacaattatatcatcaacatatattaaCAAGAATATAGTGGCATTGCCTTTACTATAAAAGAACAGAGAAGTATCGGCCTTGGATGGATGAAAACCCAAATCTTGCAGTTTTATACTCAATCGAGAGTACCACGCTCTAGGTCTTATTTTAAACCATATAAAACTTTCTCTAACTTACATACGTGATGTGGCATAGACTTATCTTCGTAACCTAGAAGTTGCTTCGTGACCACATCATCCTCTAGAACACTACAAAGAAACGTGTTTTGCATATCTAACTGGTGAAAGCTCCACCCTTAGGACACTGCCATAGAAAGCACTAACCTGATAGTAGCAGCTTTAACAACAGGACTGAAAGTATCCTCATAATCAATACCATAGTGTTGCTTAAATCCTTTTGCAACCAGTTTGGTCTTATACCTGTCAATAGTACCATTGGCCTTACGCTTGATTTTATAAACCCATTTACCATCAATAACATTTCTCCCCTTGGCTGATGGGACTAAATGCCAAGTTTATAAAATACGGTCATAAACTCATACGGTCTCATTTACCTGGAAACTGGATACCCTTGAATATAAAGGTAACGTGCTAATTTGTTCAGAAGACTTATGAGGATTTACATCTTGTTGGACTTGTAAGGTATCCATGGATATGCTTGTCCGGTAATGTGGCAATAAGTCTGAATCATTGAATTTCAGAGCCAAAGTTGGATGTTTACTGCCATAAGGTGGTTTTACTCATGACTTGTACAGCGGCACTGCTTAAAAGTATGCAATTCTATCACCATTTTGACAACTATGCACCGTAGACCTTTTGACACTTTAATCTTGGTGCTGTCACAGCTGTATATAAATGTCATTTCTCGATTGGAAAGGCTATTCAGACTGAAAGGAACCTCTTGACTTAGTTTCATATGTCTCAGCTAACCAATTagtttcttttttctagctGATTGTAAGATCAAGGCATTTATCTGAGTTGCTTTTCTTCTGTTAATTAGTTTCTTTTTTCTCACTGATTGTAAGATCAaggctgtcacacccggtttttcaaaagaataaccaagtgcattccacatgtatgtcaggatcagttttatcatacatgcggtgacattgtcagtgatatacagttctatatcgaacaaaataactttattgaaaCAATTACCAGAGTTTTGAATAGCAGCGGAAGAACTTGAGAAAACTCCAACGAAATCTttagggcacaccacaggcaatcgactagGGGCAACGCAACCTAAGACGCTTCGTCTTCCTTGTAGTCTTCAGCTTTCTTGATCTCTATGTAGTTTTCTCCAACTGAGCaaaatttattattgaaaacagcaagtgtgagtacatatcgtactccgcaagtgtaggaaaatatgacatgaggacttaagtcaagaaaaaggttagacactggtttactgtactaagcaaccttaacctataactctcagaatcaggcatcctatttactaagtatgaagacacaacttaaacaagaagaatagctcatcggattctatccgactaccaaactcaccagatattccgtaTGTGACtaccataactcaccagataatcccattacctggttacccgaccatccataccataACCCTGATCctaactaatcaagaagaagtccaagccgctcttaaccgtgagcacggctgatcgatcagtttcattactctgcagagtttgcacactttacccatgagtcgtgattcccgttttgcttcacacttccggggtgtagagccagggtctcactacaaggcttttacaaagcgcctccaagtctatatgcacccactaaggtttcaccgctaacagtgattctaTCCACTGCTGAGGCCCCTCTTGTAccacttaaccgtccactggtgcgtacagaatatgaAGGGCAACTAATTAATTGAACAGatcatacccatataagcctcgtggttgcgctaTTCAAccgggttacaggcttcaagaaccggtccttaggacctcacacaggaacaaacacattCCCATCGTGCGGCACAACACATGCGCCTTCATGCACCATCCACATAataaccatcctgttaggatctctattccatgttgctacaaaagattatcatacacaattcatgttgcataatcgttagtcaagtttaacttaTAACCCAACCAGGACAACGACTAGCATATCTGCCATTTTCTTCTCATGACTcatcaatggcgacaaggatattcagacaaaagctagtaaaccctattcataggtttccaatttagacaagcatgcaatgaaggataaagaactaacataaattccttaaaaaaaatatgtgcaagatGTTcgaggacacttgccttctccgaagtgttgctcagtgttgtcgaaatcttgatcttgaatatTCTAGAACGTCTCTAGGACATGATCATATACACGCGGAGAGAACAACACACTAAGAGAAAGCGCAAAATGAAGCTAACACAATAAACAAACGCGAAGGCGGGCTTTATTACGATTTTTAAAAGATctgagcgcaagaatcgcccaaatcggagttATGACGCAAAAGCTACGGCTAAACGAATTTTTAAACAGCTGAAAACgatgaaaattatttttttggaattatacctaatttttaaaaggcttaaaacatttatttatttttttctagaatcaaaactaattttatttacaacaaaacacattaaaagcatttattttactaaataaaacatatttaaaacattATTAGAATTATAGATTTTCTtaactattttccaaaaatgaaaacatttatttgaatcattaaaactatttttagaattaaaactaGATTAAAAGCCTATTAAAAACgtttatttaaaatataaactattttctagaattttccattaaaagaaaacctattttcggaTTAAATCTATTttgtgaattatttttctaaaggaaattCCGAATTACTACGTAAGCGCTGACGTCACGGTTGACCAGGTTGCTGACTCAGCTCTGAtcgactgactggactgccacGTCGGACAAAATCACCCACGTGGCGCGCTGACATGGCGGCTGACAAGGCTCACATAAACCCAGTCGTCAAAAAGGACACATGACGCGATCTAattggctagcgaaggggtattttGCAATCTAATCATAGCCGTTGCTGCAAGATCGGACGGCTCACCTTGAGTCTTCTTCCTCTGGGCAATGTGACTGGAGGAGTGGGGCTCGGTGCAGCGGCACTCGGCCGGAAAGTCGCCGGAGTTGAGCTCTGGTGGTCGATCTTCGACAGCAAGCAGCAAAACGCGGAGAGGGAATGACGGTGAACCCATTTGAGGGGCAAGTTCGTATCGGGGCGGTCTCCAACGGCTCGGTGATGGCGGCGACCATCGGGGATGGATCGGTGGCAGCGTGAAGGCGCTCTACGGGAGGAAACTCGATGAGATTTGGGGCTTTGGGTGCGGTGTGGTGAGAGGAGGCCCGACCGAGGGTTTGATTTGGATTATATAGACGCGGGTGGTAGTTGCCAAGACATGGGGGTGGGAAGCAGCAGTTTCGGCGGAGTGGGCGGAGCGGGAGCGGGGGGTTAAGGATGAAGAGCGGGCTTcacgtgggagagagagagggcagaaAAACAGGCGTCACAAATGCATTTATCTGAATTGCTTTTCTTCTGTTCTGTCGCGTAGGTACCGCAAACATTTGCCATAATATCTCAGAATCATGTTCCTGATTGCCATAAAATAACCAGTTTGTTACAAGGTTCCTATCGTATCTGCTCTCAAGAACTGCCCCAACTGAAAATTCTATGATTTCTCCCAACAACTCTCATGACACTAGAATTTCTCTTCAGTACTTTCTGTTGCATGTTGCTGTGACAGTGTGCCTGTGACTGACCTGAAAGAAGTTGTTACCATCATCTCCTTGCATTGTCAGCCAAGAGTGCCCAAAAAGCATCCCTGCTTCAGCTCCACTCCTGCAGAGTTCTACTCGAGGTTTGAGAGTTTTCTTCAGCTTCTTTTAGGTGGCATGTCATGTTCTTTGCTTGTTGCTGTTGGGAAACTGGTTGCTTGGAAGCTGGTGGCCTCTGGCCAGTGTGCTTTTGAAGTGGAAGCAAAGAAACCAGAGTCACTTGGCTCCATATAATCTTGCAAAGAGCTTGTGCTGCTTGCAGTGTAAACCCTTGAGGAGAAGACGTCCTTGTTGCAGGCTGCTCCGGAATGGCTGCGGCATCTGACCGTGCGGAGGTGGACACCACCCGCCCGTTCCGGTCCGTCAAGGAGGCAGTCGCCGTGTTCGGGGACCGCATCCATGTCGGCGATGGCTACCCCAGGCCCAACGGCAATGCTGTCGCCATGGTCACGCCCAACTCCATTGCCAGTACGAAGCATGAGGCCAGCAGTAGTAGCAGTACCATGACCTTTTCTCCAAACCCAATGGCAGAGGCTGAGGCAGAGATAATGCCAGCCACTGTTCCTATGTACTCCGCgccgtcctcgccgccgtcgctcGCGTGGTCGCCTTCGCCGAACAAGGTGTGCAGAGCGCACGGCGACGACCGGTACGACGAGGCGGGGCTCACGATCATGCGCTCCATGAAgaagctggaggcggaggtggccgAGACGAGGCAGGAGGTGGCGCAGCTCAGGAAGCGGGGCTCCGAGATGGAGATGGCCGTGGCCAGCCTCAACGCGCAGCTCCACAGGGGCCTCTCGAAGATGGCCGAGATGGAGGCCGACAAGGCGGCGCGGCGCAGCATCGGAGGCGAGACCGACGTGACATCCACGGTCCGGAGCGAGCGGTACTGGGGCGACAAGCTCGGCGCGAGCGAGTACCTGCCCTCGTTCTCGTACGCGCTGAGCCTCGGCGAGATCGACGACGCCGAGCTGATGGGCAGCCGGAGGAGGAAGGCGCAGAAGGTGAAGCCCATCGTGCCGCTCATCGGTGACATCCTCTTCTCCAAGAGGAAGAGCACCAAGGAGAAGGGCGATGGCCTCTACAGTGGTGACCTCTACAGTGTGCTAGGCTAGGCTGATCACTGCCTTGTGTGTGCTCAACTTGTGGCTGCTTGATTGTGTGCAAATTTTTTTCTAGCCCTTGCctgcttttttcttctttttctgaaGGTCTTGTCTGTGTGGCATGTGCAGGGGAGTTTGTGTAAATGTACAGACATGTTGATGTATCTTCAGAACATGAATGAAAAGTGTGTGATTGCAGTAGACTTTTCTGAATGTCTGGCTGGATTTACTTCACAGTGACATTAGGAATGGATATGCAAAACGAAATGCATTCACCATTTTTTGTTAATCTATTAGTAGCCTATTATAGGGTGTCCAAAACTAACTCTATCCACAATTCTCTCTGCACCTCTCCCTCCATTTTTGGTCTGCACATTTTCATTGCTAGCTTCTCTTCTGCCAAGAGCCCAAGATCCACAAAAGGCGAACAACATAacagaaaaaaaactttttggcacaattttttttcccataATCCAAGAGCAAGAACAGAAGTGCAGAAGGCGGTTGAAGCCATTGCCATGCACGTCGGCTTGTTGTTCTTGATGCGCGCCTAGGCAGCGTTCCGGTCGTGAGCTGGTCCGACGACGATGCCGCCCAAGCAGGAGGGGGAGGGCCAGAGGCCGCCGGGTGGCAGCGCGTGCCTGTGGCTGGTGACGgcgctgctcctcctctgcTTGCTTGCCGGCGGCGCTTGCCTCGCGGCCTACATCGTGCTGTCGCCGCGCGAGGCGCCGGCCTGGATCCCCACCGTCGGCCTGGTGCTAGTCGCGCTCCCCTGGGCGTTCTGGATTGCCACTTGCGCGTACCGGTGCATCGCAGCGCGGGCCGCCGAGCGCAGGATGGCCGCCGTGGCGCCAGCCGCCGGAAGCATGCGCTCGCCGGCCGACGCGCCGGCTCCGGGCTCATGAGCTAATTATAAGATACTTTGACATGTAAATTTTGCAATCAATTACTGACGAAAATATTTTCGCTGTAATGTTAAGAAATCAAGATTGTTGCTAAGATCTTTGACATCGAGACCGTGAGATATGTGTTCAATGATGCTCTTGTTTTGCTTCGCAGCGTTAGGGTCATTGAAGATGCAAACGTCGTGAGGAACAGAACTAAATTTGATCGAGTCAGTCTAAAGATTGATGATGTAAACTGGAGGATGCCGAAATGTGGATGATCTTGGCGTGCTAAACTATAAGGCCCCTGTTCAAAGCTTGGAAAATGCATAGATTTTTCCATGAGCTCCTAGCGgacgcttctttttctttgtgattCTTTTGAAATTTCTATGAGTTAGAAATCGAGCCTGAGTTGTTACTTGTTAGAGTTGCAGAGAGGAATAGAATCAGTGAAAATGTTCGGATGAATGTCCAAAAACCTGTACAAAATACAAGAGGTACTGAATAGTTTGAAGTTCAATTGTCAGAACTCTCGTTTAGCATAGATGTTACTCTGCCCTCTGTCATCTTCATTGTACAGTTGATGTTGGATTTATTCCTACATCCGAAATTGACGATGAGGGAGCATAATATAAAAGATAGAGGAACCCTCACTTATcaggctagtttttttttttattgagttGGTCTATAAGATCTTGGTCATGGTTCCGTTTAGGCCTATGCGTATAGCAGATCCATTGAGAAACTCTTGACGGCATCCCCTTAGTATTATCTGTGGGTAAGGATATTTCTcccaacagtacccctcatCTGTTGGCCTTGAGGTGTGGATGGGCGAGCAGATGTAGAAGGAACTATCTTCAGCATAGCCTCATAGTCAGGATATTCTAATATAACTTCTAGTCGTTGAAGAGTCTCTCGATGATGATCGTAAGCGATGGTGATGAAGCCAAATAGAGGTGGCATAACCCGGAGGAAACTTTGTGGTCTAGAGTCCAAT from the Phragmites australis chromosome 19, lpPhrAust1.1, whole genome shotgun sequence genome contains:
- the LOC133900819 gene encoding uncharacterized protein LOC133900819 codes for the protein MAAASDRAEVDTTRPFRSVKEAVAVFGDRIHVGDGYPRPNGNAVAMVTPNSIASTKHEASSSSSTMTFSPNPMAEAEAEIMPATVPMYSAPSSPPSLAWSPSPNKVCRAHGDDRYDEAGLTIMRSMKKLEAEVAETRQEVAQLRKRGSEMEMAVASLNAQLHRGLSKMAEMEADKAARRSIGGETDVTSTVRSERYWGDKLGASEYLPSFSYALSLGEIDDAELMGSRRRKAQKVKPIVPLIGDILFSKRKSTKEKGDGLYSGDLYSVLG
- the LOC133900260 gene encoding uncharacterized protein LOC133900260; the protein is MPPKQEGEGQRPPGGSACLWLVTALLLLCLLAGGACLAAYIVLSPREAPAWIPTVGLVLVALPWAFWIATCAYRCIAARAAERRMAAVAPAAGSMRSPADAPAPGS